From a single Campylobacter concisus genomic region:
- a CDS encoding ecotin family protein: MRKFLLFIAAFALPFALLAGENAPKTEENIFELPISKMPPDYFKYEAAFFKEIEIDCNFAFLLGGRLEEKEDARGIYYEFSGGDELVQTMMLCKDGKKKRRVYYELTQILPGVSPIRIITPKGVSAEIRMYERVKKIEAKKKGKSK, translated from the coding sequence ATGAGAAAATTTTTACTTTTTATCGCGGCTTTCGCGCTTCCCTTTGCACTTTTAGCAGGCGAAAATGCGCCAAAAACTGAGGAAAATATTTTTGAGCTACCTATCTCAAAGATGCCGCCTGATTATTTTAAATACGAAGCCGCTTTTTTTAAAGAGATAGAAATCGACTGCAACTTCGCCTTTTTGCTCGGCGGAAGGCTTGAAGAAAAAGAGGACGCGCGCGGGATTTATTACGAATTTAGCGGCGGGGATGAGCTAGTGCAAACGATGATGCTCTGCAAGGACGGAAAGAAAAAGAGGCGGGTTTATTATGAGCTCACTCAAATTTTACCAGGCGTTAGCCCTATTAGGATCATAACTCCAAAAGGTGTAAGTGCGGAAATAAGAATGTATGAACGCGTAAAAAAGATAGAAGCAAAAAAGAAAGGAAAAAGTAAATGA
- a CDS encoding glycosyltransferase family 25 protein, which produces MDEIYLISLAKDTKRRELLQQKFGFYDSFKLIDAIDGRELNAREYYKIISPSFKAYGKVLSPAEVGCSLSHVKAYEAFLASESKFALIFEDDVIGGDEDIKEAFLAASKMPENSVLICGMQDGLEGRFSAFGKKVDISLSKPLWQVSKHSFSSIYRAGAYVLTKKSAKNLLEIHKRALCTTDVWDYLLGVNDMQMYFCDLFSHPTDLSGSNIESERLERGYSANLKAYIKTFKFILFSRLEKLQGYERIFKRG; this is translated from the coding sequence ATGGATGAAATTTATCTGATCTCTTTGGCAAAAGATACCAAAAGGCGCGAGCTTTTGCAGCAGAAATTTGGCTTTTATGATAGCTTTAAACTAATAGACGCAATAGACGGCAGGGAGTTAAACGCGAGGGAGTACTATAAGATCATTTCGCCATCATTTAAAGCTTACGGCAAGGTTTTAAGCCCAGCAGAGGTTGGCTGCTCGCTCTCGCACGTGAAGGCTTATGAAGCGTTTTTGGCGAGTGAATCCAAATTTGCCCTTATATTTGAAGACGACGTGATAGGGGGTGATGAGGACATAAAAGAGGCCTTTTTGGCAGCTAGCAAGATGCCTGAAAACAGCGTGCTGATATGTGGCATGCAAGATGGGCTAGAGGGCAGGTTTAGCGCCTTTGGCAAAAAGGTGGATATCAGCCTAAGCAAGCCGCTTTGGCAGGTCTCAAAGCACTCATTTTCAAGCATTTATAGAGCAGGGGCTTATGTGCTAACTAAAAAAAGTGCTAAAAATTTGCTTGAAATTCATAAGCGTGCGCTTTGTACGACCGATGTTTGGGACTATTTGCTTGGCGTTAATGATATGCAGATGTATTTTTGCGACCTTTTTTCGCACCCAACTGATCTAAGTGGCTCAAACATCGAGAGCGAGCGCCTTGAGAGAGGATACAGCGCAAATTTAAAGGCCTACATAAAAACATTTAAATTTATACTTTTCTCACGTCTTGAAAAGCTTCAAGGCTATGAGAGAATTTTTAAAAGAGGCTAG
- the galE gene encoding UDP-glucose 4-epimerase GalE gives MKILVTGGAGYIGSHVVKALLKQGNDEITIIDNLCKGSQKALEALQKIGNFKFINANLEDDLSEIFADGRFDAIIHFAAFIEVFESMSEPLKYYLNNTANVASVLRYAKTYNVNKFIFSSTAAVYGEPDVAEVSETTPTNPINPYGRSKLMSEQIIKDYAASNENFKFAILRYFNVAGADEEGLIGQNYPNATHLIKVAVQTILGKRESMGIFGDDYATKDGTCVRDYIHVSDLADAHISALEYISQNGSETFNVGYGRGFSVKEVIETAKKVSGVNFKVLNAPRRDGDPAILISNASKLRSLTNWKPKRDDLALIIKTALEWEKKI, from the coding sequence TTGAAAATTTTAGTAACAGGTGGTGCTGGATACATCGGCAGCCACGTAGTAAAAGCACTTTTAAAGCAAGGCAATGATGAGATAACCATCATCGACAATCTCTGCAAAGGCTCACAAAAAGCACTTGAGGCGCTCCAAAAAATCGGAAATTTTAAATTTATAAACGCAAATCTAGAAGATGATCTAAGTGAAATTTTTGCTGATGGCAGATTTGATGCGATCATCCATTTTGCAGCGTTTATCGAGGTCTTTGAGAGTATGAGCGAGCCACTAAAATACTACCTAAACAACACCGCAAACGTTGCGAGTGTGCTAAGATACGCAAAAACTTACAATGTAAATAAATTTATATTTAGCTCAACAGCCGCAGTTTATGGCGAGCCAGACGTGGCGGAGGTGAGCGAAACAACGCCTACAAACCCGATAAATCCATACGGCAGAAGTAAGCTCATGAGCGAGCAGATCATCAAAGACTACGCCGCTTCAAATGAAAATTTCAAATTTGCGATTTTGCGCTATTTTAACGTGGCAGGTGCAGACGAAGAGGGGCTTATCGGTCAAAACTATCCAAATGCCACGCACCTTATCAAGGTGGCTGTGCAAACTATACTTGGCAAGCGCGAGAGTATGGGCATTTTTGGTGATGACTACGCGACAAAAGATGGCACATGCGTAAGAGACTACATTCACGTTAGCGACCTAGCAGACGCCCACATTAGTGCGCTAGAGTATATCAGCCAAAATGGAAGTGAAACTTTTAACGTGGGATATGGCAGAGGATTTAGCGTAAAAGAGGTCATCGAAACTGCAAAAAAAGTAAGCGGAGTAAATTTTAAAGTGCTAAATGCGCCAAGAAGGGACGGCGACCCAGCTATCCTTATCTCAAACGCAAGCAAACTACGCTCGCTAACAAACTGGAAGCCAAAAAGAGACGATCTAGCGCTCATCATAAAAACTGCCCTTGAGTGGGAAAAGAAAATTTAA
- a CDS encoding DNA ligase, with protein MRIIFAVLLLLNFAFSLDLLRLSEYKDQNVSGWLASEKLDGVRAYWDGENLLSRQGKKLNAPLSFTKNFPKFALDGELYAKELKFEEIQVTVMDKLPDEKAWHRLKFHIFDVPEASGGLLDRLEVLAKFLKNKPNENLIIIKQIKMRDNAQFLKFTESIIAKGGEGAVVREPNAPYERKRSKNALKFKKFKDAECEVIAINKGSGKYANLTGSLTCRALGGKDDEEKAGEPKSGTIFKIGSGLSNEKRQNPPEIGSIITYKFQNLTAKGKPRFPIFLGVRED; from the coding sequence ATTAGAATAATTTTTGCGGTTTTACTCCTTTTAAATTTTGCATTTTCTCTTGACCTGCTGCGCCTTAGCGAGTATAAAGATCAAAATGTCAGTGGCTGGCTAGCTAGCGAGAAGCTTGATGGCGTGCGTGCCTACTGGGACGGAGAGAATTTACTCTCAAGGCAGGGCAAAAAACTGAATGCACCGCTAAGTTTTACTAAAAATTTCCCAAAATTTGCACTTGATGGCGAGCTTTACGCAAAAGAGCTTAAATTTGAAGAAATTCAAGTGACCGTGATGGATAAGCTGCCTGATGAAAAAGCTTGGCATAGGCTAAAATTTCATATTTTTGATGTGCCTGAGGCAAGTGGTGGCTTGCTTGATAGGCTTGAAGTTTTGGCTAAATTTCTAAAAAATAAGCCAAATGAAAATTTGATCATCATAAAACAGATAAAAATGCGAGATAACGCTCAATTTTTAAAATTTACCGAAAGTATCATCGCAAAAGGCGGAGAGGGAGCAGTCGTGCGTGAGCCAAATGCACCGTACGAGCGAAAAAGAAGTAAAAATGCACTAAAATTTAAAAAATTTAAAGATGCCGAGTGTGAAGTAATCGCTATAAATAAAGGCAGCGGCAAATACGCTAATCTTACTGGCTCGCTCACTTGCAGGGCGCTTGGCGGCAAAGATGACGAAGAAAAAGCTGGTGAGCCAAAATCTGGCACTATCTTTAAAATAGGCTCAGGACTAAGCAATGAAAAGCGCCAAAATCCCCCAGAAATAGGCTCTATAATTACATATAAATTTCAGAATTTAACAGCCAAAGGCAAGCCAAGATTTCCAATATTTTTAGGGGTTAGAGAAGATTAA
- a CDS encoding UDP-glucose dehydrogenase family protein, which yields MKVAVIGTGYVGLVSGACFAKMGNSVICVDVDEKKIEALKNGVVPIYEPGLADIVSECYKNGSLKFSTQITEALEHADVLFIAVGTPMGADGQADLKYVLLVAKSIGENLSKPLIVVDKSTVPVGTGAKVHEVIETELKKRNVEVKFEVVSNPEFLKEGAAVEDFLKPDRVVIGASSEWGFSVMRELYEPFMKNHDRLICMDVKSAEMTKYAANSMLATKISFINEIANICERVGADVNLVRKGIGSDSRIGYSFIYPGCGYGGSCFPKDVEALIYTARQNGFEPELLNAVESRNKAQKRVLFEKIYNFFGGDLKGKTIALWGLAFKPNTDDMREASSLTLIKLLDEAGAKVVAYDPKASEEAKKYMPNLDIKYAKNKYDALNGADAMVLVTEWSEFRSPDFMEIKERLKNAVIFDGRNQYNAKILAEHGFKYFQIGVKA from the coding sequence ATGAAAGTAGCAGTAATCGGAACTGGATATGTTGGGCTAGTAAGTGGTGCATGCTTTGCCAAAATGGGCAACAGCGTGATCTGCGTCGATGTCGATGAAAAAAAGATCGAGGCGCTAAAAAACGGCGTCGTACCGATATATGAGCCAGGGCTTGCTGATATCGTGAGTGAGTGCTATAAAAATGGCTCGCTTAAATTTAGCACGCAGATAACTGAGGCGCTAGAGCATGCAGATGTGCTATTTATCGCAGTTGGCACGCCTATGGGCGCTGATGGACAGGCGGATTTAAAATATGTCCTCTTGGTTGCCAAGTCTATCGGAGAAAATTTAAGTAAACCACTAATCGTAGTCGATAAATCAACCGTTCCAGTAGGCACTGGAGCTAAGGTGCACGAGGTGATCGAGACTGAGCTTAAAAAGAGAAATGTAGAGGTTAAATTTGAAGTAGTCTCAAACCCAGAGTTTTTAAAAGAGGGCGCGGCGGTTGAGGACTTTTTAAAGCCAGACCGCGTAGTTATCGGAGCTAGCAGTGAGTGGGGCTTTAGCGTGATGAGAGAGCTTTATGAGCCATTTATGAAAAATCACGACAGGCTCATTTGTATGGACGTAAAGTCAGCCGAGATGACAAAATACGCTGCAAATTCGATGCTGGCAACCAAAATAAGCTTTATAAACGAGATAGCAAATATCTGTGAACGCGTGGGCGCTGATGTAAATTTAGTAAGAAAAGGCATCGGTAGCGACTCAAGGATCGGATATAGCTTCATCTATCCCGGCTGCGGATACGGCGGTAGCTGCTTCCCAAAAGACGTCGAGGCGCTTATCTACACCGCTAGACAAAACGGATTTGAGCCAGAGCTTTTAAACGCGGTCGAGTCAAGAAATAAGGCTCAAAAAAGAGTGCTATTTGAGAAAATTTATAACTTTTTTGGCGGTGATCTAAAGGGCAAGACGATCGCGCTTTGGGGGCTTGCGTTTAAACCAAACACGGACGATATGCGCGAGGCTAGCTCGCTAACTTTGATAAAACTTTTAGACGAAGCTGGCGCAAAAGTGGTCGCTTACGATCCAAAAGCTAGCGAAGAAGCTAAAAAATATATGCCAAATTTAGATATAAAATACGCTAAAAACAAATATGACGCTCTTAATGGCGCCGATGCAATGGTGCTTGTAACCGAGTGGAGCGAGTTTAGATCGCCTGATTTTATGGAGATCAAAGAGAGGCTAAAAAATGCTGTCATATTTGACGGGCGAAATCAATACAACGCTAAAATTTTGGCTGAGCATGGATTTAAGTATTTCCAAATCGGAGTAAAGGCATGA
- a CDS encoding STT3 domain-containing protein codes for MHKVSVNCKILLIFLAAYLFGFAARMLWVLWAKDMPEFYFNGEFMLTTNDAYYYAEGARDMLVGFHQQNDFSPFNHPISTIVFYICKIFPFKIESVMFYMSVFLAPLIALPVVLISNEFKALKAGAVAAFMSVILPSYLSRTSPGYFDSDMLNVTFALFIIYFLIRLLNTNEQKFIVLPGVFVSLYLWWYQSSYALILSIFFMFLLYTLVFMRDRLQNYQAIFFMFISIVSSNAFTKDPLIANKILIFNLAVIALFFSLFCKYKNLLSARNLAIFLTLMLAIFIYFGGFDFITSKMGIYVFKGNEILSDKFHFINEYNFISEVKSASPLYFIYFMSGNILILLAAIIGYLLLCFKFRPFLLTLPMLGLGLLSFFSGVRFVMYVTPLVALGFGYFLHFFLNLFDLRNSIKNLSFLVFAVVAIAINLDFAYSYRPNTVISHDEAVALDGLKKVAKRDDYVFSWWDYGYAIRYFADVMTLNDPGRQGGENNYFVSLALRKDEAFSARLARVAVTYNDISLEQNIRPIDKILKDYNTSDINTFLSQLESENFTLPAAKKEVFYYLVPNMIDIAPNIFRYSYIDVTTGKRQKEDFYHVSALNGVSEASIDLGDGYTLPTNEQKFIMHNGEKIAVKSFYKVKGAGRDLRIDEKIIDESAKIYVVFLEDYARILLLDENAFNSSFVQLFIFERADERYFEPFVISSGVKIYRLKV; via the coding sequence GTGCACAAAGTAAGCGTAAATTGTAAAATTTTACTTATATTTCTGGCTGCTTATCTGTTTGGATTTGCGGCTAGAATGCTTTGGGTATTGTGGGCAAAGGATATGCCAGAGTTTTACTTTAATGGCGAATTTATGCTTACGACAAATGACGCCTACTATTACGCAGAAGGTGCTAGAGATATGCTGGTTGGCTTTCATCAGCAAAATGACTTTAGCCCCTTTAATCACCCAATCTCAACTATAGTTTTTTATATTTGCAAAATTTTTCCTTTTAAGATCGAAAGCGTGATGTTTTACATGAGCGTCTTTTTAGCTCCTCTTATCGCACTTCCAGTTGTTTTGATATCAAATGAGTTTAAGGCGCTAAAAGCTGGGGCTGTGGCAGCGTTTATGAGCGTTATCTTGCCAAGCTATCTTTCAAGGACATCGCCTGGATATTTTGATAGCGACATGTTAAATGTCACATTTGCGCTTTTTATCATCTATTTTTTGATCAGGCTTTTAAACACAAATGAACAAAAATTTATTGTTTTGCCTGGAGTCTTTGTGTCGCTTTATCTTTGGTGGTATCAAAGCTCATATGCACTTATTTTAAGTATTTTCTTTATGTTTTTACTATATACGCTAGTTTTTATGCGAGATAGATTGCAAAATTATCAAGCGATATTTTTTATGTTTATAAGCATCGTAAGCTCAAATGCTTTTACTAAAGATCCACTAATAGCAAATAAAATTTTAATTTTTAATTTAGCAGTTATTGCTTTATTTTTCTCTCTTTTTTGCAAATATAAAAATTTACTCTCAGCTAGAAATTTAGCCATTTTTCTTACTTTAATGCTAGCTATTTTTATCTATTTTGGTGGTTTTGATTTCATTACTTCAAAAATGGGTATTTATGTTTTTAAAGGTAATGAAATTCTTAGCGATAAATTTCACTTTATAAATGAATATAATTTCATCAGCGAAGTAAAAAGTGCTAGTCCTTTGTATTTTATCTATTTCATGTCGGGAAATATTCTTATATTACTGGCAGCTATTATTGGATACTTGCTACTTTGCTTTAAATTTCGTCCATTTTTACTTACTTTGCCAATGCTTGGACTTGGACTCCTCTCTTTTTTTAGCGGAGTTAGATTTGTTATGTATGTAACACCACTTGTTGCGCTTGGTTTTGGGTATTTTTTGCATTTTTTTTTAAATTTATTTGATCTTAGAAATTCCATTAAAAATTTATCATTTTTAGTTTTTGCTGTAGTTGCCATTGCTATAAATTTAGATTTTGCTTATTCATATAGGCCAAACACTGTAATTAGCCATGATGAAGCAGTAGCGCTTGATGGGCTCAAAAAGGTCGCAAAGCGCGATGATTATGTATTTTCATGGTGGGATTACGGGTATGCTATAAGGTATTTCGCTGATGTTATGACTTTAAACGATCCTGGTAGACAAGGTGGCGAAAATAATTATTTTGTTAGCCTTGCTTTGAGAAAAGATGAGGCATTTTCGGCTAGACTTGCAAGAGTGGCAGTTACGTATAATGACATCTCACTTGAGCAAAATATAAGGCCAATAGATAAAATTTTAAAAGACTACAACACAAGCGATATAAATACTTTTTTAAGTCAGCTTGAAAGCGAAAATTTCACTCTTCCAGCTGCAAAAAAAGAGGTTTTTTACTATCTTGTACCAAATATGATTGACATCGCGCCAAATATCTTTAGATATAGCTATATTGACGTTACAACTGGTAAAAGGCAAAAAGAGGATTTTTATCATGTTAGTGCATTAAATGGCGTTAGCGAAGCTAGTATCGACCTTGGAGATGGCTATACTTTGCCTACAAATGAACAAAAATTTATCATGCATAACGGCGAAAAAATAGCCGTAAAATCATTTTATAAAGTAAAAGGTGCCGGAAGAGATTTGCGAATAGATGAAAAAATCATAGATGAAAGCGCTAAAATTTATGTGGTTTTTTTGGAAGATTATGCGCGGATATTGTTGCTTGATGAAAATGCTTTTAACTCATCTTTTGTGCAGCTTTTTATATTTGAGCGAGCTGATGAGCGATACTTTGAGCCATTTGTCATCTCAAGTGGCGTAAAAATTTACAGGTTAAAAGTCTAA
- a CDS encoding nucleotide sugar dehydrogenase: MKIAVVGLGYVGLPLAAAFSEKYEVVGFDVNAKRIEELKSGYDRTLELSNEQMKKAIDNGMKFSLNLDDIRSCNFFIVTVPTPIDKNKRPDLTPVVKATESVAKVLKKGDIVVYESTVYPGVTEEICVPLLEKSGLKFNKDFFCGYSPERINPGDKEHTVTKIKKITSGSTPEIADKVDEIYRSIITAGTHKASSIKVAEAAKVIENTQRDINIAFINELAMLFEKLHINTIDVLEAAGTKWNFLNFRPGLVGGHCIGVDPYYLTHKAQEVGYHPEMILAGRRINDDMGRYAADQVIKLMIRKGVLINKARVLVLGMTFKENCPDIRNSRVIDVVDELKDFGCKVDVTDPWADSAEVKHEYGFDLVKEYNLDDYDCIVIAVAHNEFKKLNLKGHLVYDIKNIYPEADARL, from the coding sequence ATGAAAATAGCAGTAGTAGGACTAGGATATGTTGGACTTCCACTCGCAGCAGCTTTTAGTGAAAAGTACGAAGTAGTGGGCTTTGATGTAAATGCAAAACGTATAGAAGAGCTTAAAAGTGGCTATGATAGAACGCTTGAACTTAGTAACGAACAGATGAAAAAAGCGATCGATAATGGCATGAAATTTAGCCTAAATTTAGATGATATTAGAAGTTGCAACTTCTTCATCGTGACCGTTCCAACTCCGATAGATAAGAACAAGCGCCCTGATCTAACTCCAGTCGTAAAAGCGACTGAGAGTGTGGCAAAAGTGCTTAAAAAAGGCGACATCGTTGTTTATGAAAGCACCGTTTATCCAGGTGTTACAGAAGAAATTTGCGTGCCACTTCTTGAAAAAAGTGGGCTTAAATTTAACAAAGATTTCTTCTGCGGCTACTCTCCAGAGCGTATAAACCCAGGTGACAAAGAGCACACTGTAACTAAGATCAAAAAGATCACAAGCGGCTCAACCCCAGAGATCGCTGACAAGGTTGATGAAATTTATCGCTCGATCATCACAGCTGGCACACACAAAGCATCAAGCATCAAGGTAGCAGAGGCTGCAAAGGTCATCGAAAACACTCAGCGTGATATAAATATCGCCTTTATAAACGAGCTTGCGATGCTTTTTGAAAAGCTTCATATCAACACCATTGACGTGCTTGAAGCTGCAGGAACTAAGTGGAATTTCCTAAATTTCCGCCCAGGTCTAGTTGGTGGACACTGCATCGGCGTAGATCCATACTATCTCACTCACAAAGCTCAAGAGGTAGGTTATCATCCTGAAATGATCCTAGCAGGCCGCCGCATCAATGATGATATGGGTAGATACGCAGCTGATCAGGTTATAAAACTAATGATAAGAAAAGGCGTGCTTATCAACAAAGCTCGCGTGCTTGTTCTTGGTATGACATTTAAAGAAAACTGCCCAGATATAAGAAATTCTCGCGTTATAGACGTGGTTGATGAGCTAAAAGACTTTGGCTGCAAGGTCGATGTGACTGATCCTTGGGCTGATAGTGCTGAGGTAAAACACGAGTACGGCTTTGATCTAGTAAAAGAGTATAACCTAGATGACTACGACTGCATCGTGATTGCCGTAGCTCACAATGAGTTTAAAAAGCTAAATTTAAAAGGCCATTTAGTTTATGATATAAAAAATATCTACCCAGAGGCTGACGCTAGGCTGTAA
- a CDS encoding MATE family efflux transporter encodes MLINLISSIVVFVVSMGINFFLTPFILKSLGNEAFGFVGLSNAIVSYAAVVSVAINSVSGRFVAHAWHKNDLSLANTYYSSVLVVNIFFCAVVVVLSSIFILNLQSFLNVPENLLFDVRMTLVFYFINFCVGLFNGVLTVCTFVTNKLYLLSIRNAISSAILAVLIVALFFFFKPFISYIAISALVASLFVFFSTIFMSARITPELKFSLSKFDFSKIKELLSSGIWNSFNALNRILLTGMDLFICNIFVNANATGLLSVAKAAPIILESFVAQLSGIFAPKFVELYSKNLITDLIKEAKFSMKVIAFVMSAPAAFFVVFGLDFYTLWLPFKSTDEVKFIYSVSMITLVPIVFISFVFSLFNLDSATNKLRRPAIANTILGVSTIIAQIALLKFSGYGVYGIVVVAAIFYSIRILGFDLINAALNLEVKLTTFYGVYFKNLAVFALCVLAMFACKDFVSLDNWLKFAIFAAIYAGVAYVLGYFLFFNAYERGIVWRKILKKFKRS; translated from the coding sequence ATGCTAATCAATCTAATAAGCTCAATCGTCGTTTTTGTCGTATCAATGGGCATAAATTTCTTTCTTACGCCATTTATCTTAAAAAGCCTTGGCAACGAGGCATTTGGCTTTGTGGGTCTTAGCAACGCCATCGTTAGCTACGCAGCAGTCGTAAGTGTAGCCATAAACTCGGTTAGTGGGCGCTTTGTCGCTCATGCGTGGCACAAAAATGACCTAAGCCTTGCAAACACCTACTACTCATCAGTGCTTGTTGTAAATATCTTCTTTTGCGCCGTTGTTGTGGTGCTTAGCTCCATTTTTATACTAAATTTGCAAAGCTTTTTAAATGTCCCTGAAAATTTACTCTTTGACGTGAGAATGACCCTTGTTTTTTACTTTATAAATTTCTGCGTCGGCCTATTTAACGGCGTTTTGACAGTCTGCACCTTTGTGACAAACAAGCTCTATCTACTCTCCATCAGAAATGCCATCTCAAGCGCGATCCTAGCGGTTCTTATCGTGGCGCTCTTTTTCTTTTTTAAGCCGTTCATTTCATATATCGCCATTTCAGCGCTAGTTGCTAGCCTTTTTGTCTTTTTTAGCACCATTTTTATGTCAGCTCGCATCACGCCAGAGCTAAAATTTAGCCTTAGTAAATTTGACTTTTCTAAGATCAAAGAGCTTTTAAGCTCTGGCATTTGGAATAGCTTTAATGCGCTAAATCGTATACTTTTAACGGGCATGGATCTATTTATTTGCAACATTTTCGTAAATGCAAATGCCACAGGACTTCTTTCTGTCGCCAAGGCCGCTCCTATCATACTTGAGAGTTTTGTAGCGCAGCTTAGCGGTATCTTTGCGCCAAAATTTGTCGAGCTTTACTCTAAAAATTTGATCACGGACCTCATAAAAGAGGCTAAATTTTCAATGAAAGTGATCGCCTTTGTGATGAGCGCTCCGGCTGCATTTTTCGTCGTTTTTGGGCTTGATTTTTACACGCTTTGGCTACCTTTTAAAAGCACAGATGAGGTTAAATTTATCTATAGCGTCTCGATGATTACGCTAGTGCCGATCGTATTTATAAGCTTTGTTTTTTCGCTTTTTAACCTTGATAGCGCGACAAACAAGCTTCGCCGACCAGCCATTGCTAATACTATCCTTGGCGTTAGCACGATCATAGCACAGATCGCCCTGCTTAAATTTAGTGGCTACGGCGTTTATGGCATCGTTGTCGTCGCAGCCATTTTTTATAGCATAAGAATTCTTGGCTTTGACCTTATAAATGCTGCTTTAAATTTAGAGGTGAAACTCACCACTTTTTACGGGGTTTATTTTAAAAATTTAGCCGTTTTTGCGCTCTGCGTGCTTGCGATGTTTGCCTGCAAGGACTTTGTGAGCTTAGATAACTGGCTAAAATTTGCTATCTTTGCTGCGATATACGCTGGCGTAGCTTATGTTTTGGGATATTTTTTGTTTTTTAATGCTTACGAGCGAGGCATAGTTTGGCGTAAAATTTTAAAAAAATTTAAAAGGTCTTAA
- a CDS encoding glycosyltransferase family 2 protein, producing MNEPLISIVTATYKRPELLKKAIKSALAQSYKNLEIVVTDDGDDESAREICKSFNDARIKFVKNSAHKKSPNGNKNNGFDNATGEFVCLLDDDDELLSEAIKECYEILKSGEYSCVFADAICEKDGVMTEVVAGRSPYSKSEAMSKVDYHCGRINGEYFKLFSREFIDGFRFDESSFGGENELYIRFFEKNVFYLKKPLYIYRIARSDSATLNASKHALNVANAYIKTANLHYDIAIKNEPKFLAMQYKNAAYYAKIAGEYGLMLRCIFKSLSIKFSKEAFIFLLLSPLPSGILPALSKLRVKIKQRFGV from the coding sequence ATGAACGAGCCATTAATCAGCATAGTAACCGCGACTTATAAGCGTCCAGAGCTTTTAAAAAAGGCCATAAAAAGCGCTCTAGCTCAAAGCTATAAAAACCTAGAGATAGTTGTAACAGATGACGGCGATGACGAGAGCGCGAGAGAAATTTGCAAGAGTTTTAACGACGCAAGGATCAAATTTGTAAAAAATAGTGCTCACAAAAAGAGCCCAAATGGCAACAAAAATAACGGCTTTGATAACGCAACAGGCGAGTTTGTCTGCTTGCTTGACGATGACGATGAGCTTTTATCTGAAGCTATCAAAGAGTGCTATGAAATTTTAAAAAGTGGCGAGTATTCGTGCGTTTTTGCAGACGCGATCTGCGAAAAAGATGGCGTGATGACCGAGGTTGTGGCTGGTAGAAGCCCATATAGCAAGAGTGAGGCGATGAGCAAGGTTGATTATCATTGCGGGCGGATAAATGGCGAGTATTTTAAGCTTTTTTCGCGTGAATTTATAGACGGCTTTAGGTTTGATGAGAGCAGTTTTGGTGGCGAAAATGAGCTTTACATCCGCTTTTTTGAAAAAAATGTCTTTTATCTTAAAAAGCCACTTTACATCTACCGCATCGCAAGAAGCGACAGTGCGACGCTAAATGCCAGCAAGCACGCGCTAAACGTGGCAAACGCTTACATTAAAACTGCAAATTTGCACTACGATATCGCTATCAAAAACGAGCCAAAATTTCTAGCTATGCAGTATAAAAACGCCGCTTACTACGCCAAAATAGCAGGCGAATATGGCCTTATGCTAAGGTGTATCTTTAAAAGTCTTAGCATTAAATTTAGCAAAGAAGCGTTTATTTTTTTGCTGCTTAGCCCGCTTCCAAGTGGCATTTTACCAGCACTTTCAAAGCTTAGAGTGAAGATAAAACAAAGGTTTGGCGTATGA